A segment of the Patescibacteria group bacterium genome:
ACCATTTCAGCAACTTCTTTTTTTAATTCTTTCAAAACTTCTGCTTTTTCTGTTTGCATTTTGGCTTTTTCTTCATTAATAACAGCACCAATTTCCAATTTTGCTTTCTTAAGCATCTCTTCTTTTCTTTCTTCGGCCTGAGCATTAGTTTTTTCCATAATCAGATTTGCCTCTTTCTTTGCATTGCTCATAGCTTCTTTGTAGTCTGCGTTAGTTTTTTGTAATTTCTCTTCAATACTTTTTGCCTCCTCAATGCTCTTTTCAATTTTCTTACTTCTTTCGTCCATCACTTTCATCAAAGGCTTTAGAGCAAAAAAATATAGGACAGAAATTACAATAGCAAAATTAATCATTTGTGCCACCAAAAGTCTTAAGTCAATGTGAAATGTTTCTATTAATGAATCCATATGTTTTGAATTTCGAATGAAGAATTTTGAATTTCGAATTAAATTGAAAAATTATTCTTAATCCTATTTTTAATAATCTTACTCCTGCCCCCTTTTAAACAAAAAGGAACAGTTAGCAATATTATTAGCTAATACTGAAGGCGATAACTAGAGCGTAAATAGCAATAGCTTCTGCAAAGGCCGCAGCCAAAAGCATTGGAACCAAAATCTTTCCTGAAGCTTCAGGATTTCTTCCAATAGCCTCAACAGCTTTACCACCAATAAAACCAATACCTAAACCAGGTCCAATTGCGCCTAGTCCAATAGCTAGGGCTTTTGCTAACATAATGTTTTCCATATTTTTTATTATTTATATATTAATTAAATACTTTATTATTTGTTACATGTTTCGTGTTACACGCTGTGTGGTCTAGTGTTCTTCAGCACTAGTACTCATTGATAAATATGACAATATTAGTATTGAGAAAATTAGAGCCTGAATCAATCCTAC
Coding sequences within it:
- the atpF gene encoding F0F1 ATP synthase subunit B, with the protein product MDSLIETFHIDLRLLVAQMINFAIVISVLYFFALKPLMKVMDERSKKIEKSIEEAKSIEEKLQKTNADYKEAMSNAKKEANLIMEKTNAQAEERKEEMLKKAKLEIGAVINEEKAKMQTEKAEVLKELKKEVAEMVVSSLEKVLDKNLDDKTDKELIKKIVE
- the atpE gene encoding ATP synthase F0 subunit C, producing the protein MENIMLAKALAIGLGAIGPGLGIGFIGGKAVEAIGRNPEASGKILVPMLLAAAFAEAIAIYALVIAFSIS